From a region of the Odontesthes bonariensis isolate fOdoBon6 chromosome 4, fOdoBon6.hap1, whole genome shotgun sequence genome:
- the epn3b gene encoding epsin-3 isoform X1 has protein sequence MTTSALRRQVKNIVHNYSEAEIKVREATSNDPWGPSSSLMSEIADLTFNVVAFAEVMGMIWKRLNDSGKNWRHVYKALTLLDYLLKTGSERVAQQCRENAFSIQTLRDFQYVDRDGRDQGANVREKARQLVCLLRDEERLRQERSQALKTKERMAGGGTGGGVSGGIPPSYHPGRRTSQPSMAVLYGEEFSRSRGSPSSFNSSSSSPRAASDLEQARPQTSGEEELQLQLALAMSREENQKEQRCRQGDDSLLQKALDESRRESQSEPCESAMLELVDIFGASSEPKPSPSDPWNSAQPSCNIASDPWESVAVHSSTPVIGSPWTAPPSSSNTSNPWAPCANSHTDPWEATPAPSSPLNNAWESPTDGDGDETDPFPAQEEEEPKEEVPQVSSPQPASPTDAELFGVKEESDLFSEQNSKPDPFGPDPPFKPQVNGRESNSPEMFDLSRLAPPLSAPSTRVCRTPEAFLGPTGASLVNLDALIPPTPPSKMHNNPFLLGLSAPSPTNPFHCDQPRLTLNQMRPSSTSPLPPHMLSYSPSLPLPLLHQPSVLPSSLTQPPAGLLDLPSNLPQPLLPLSPRPGSRTQTQTHSHNPFL, from the exons ATGACAACATCAGCCCTGCGCCGGCAGGTGAAGAATATTGTGCACAACTATTCAGAAGCGGAGATCAAG GTTCGGGAGGCCACTTCAAACGATCCATGGGGCCCATCCTCGTCTCTTATGTCAGAGATCGCTGACTTGACCTTCAATGTGGTGGCGTTTGCTGAGGTCATGGGCATGATATGGAAGCGCCTCAATGACAGCGGCAAGAACTGGAGACACGTCTACAAG GCCCTGACTCTGCTGGATTACCTGCTGAAGACTGGATCAGAGAGAGTGGCCCAACAGTGCCGTGAAAACGCCTTCTCTATCCAG ACGTTACGTGACTTCCAGTATGTGGACCGTGATGGCAGAGACCAGGGGGCAAACGTGCGGGAAAAAGCACGCCAACTGGTTTGTCTCCTACGGGATGAGGAGCGGCTCCGCCAGGAGAGGAGTCAAGCCCTAAAGACCAAGGAGCGAATGGCTGGGGGAGGCACTGGAGGTGGTGTGAGCGGAGGTATTCCCCCATCTTATCACCCAGGCAGACGCACAAGTCAGCCAAGCATGGCTGTCCTGTATGGGGAAGAATTCAGCCGCTCCAGAGGCTCTCCGTCCTCCTTTAACT CCTCATCCTCGTCTCCACGTGCAGCCTCCGACCTGGAGCAGGCTCGACCTCAAACCAGTGGGGAGgaggagctgcagctccagctggCGTTAGCCATGAGCAGGGAGGAGAATCAGAAG GAGCAGCGCTGTCGCCAAGGAGACGACTCATTGTTACAGAAGGCACTGGATGAGAGCCGGCGAGAGAGCCAGTCAGAGCCATGCGAG TCTGCTATGTTGGAGCTTGTGGACATATTTGGAGCCTCCTCTGAGCCCAAGCCTTCCCCCAGTGACCCTTGGAACTCAGCTCAGCCCTCCTGTAACATCGCCTCGGACCCCTGGGAGTCTGTAG CAGTCCACTCCAGCACTCCTGTAATTGGTAGCCCCTGGACAGCCCCTCCGTCGTCCTCTAACACATCCAATCCTTGGGCACCATGTGCCAACTCACACACAGACCCCTGGGAAGCCACCCCTGCACCCTCCAGTCCTCTCAACAATGCGTGGGAGAGCCCAACAGATGGGG ACGGTGATGAGACAGATCCATTCCCTGCACAAGAAGAGGAGGAGCCTAAAGAGGAGGTTCCCCAGGTGTCCTCTCCTCAACCTGCCAGCCCAACAG ATGCAGAGCTGTTTGGAGTAAAAGAAGAATCTGACCTGTTTTCTGAACAAAACTCCAAGCCAGATCCATTTGGGCCAGATCCACCTTTTAAACCGCAGGTAAATGGACGGGAATCGAACAGCCCGGAGATGTTTGACCTGTCCCGGCTAGCACCCCCTCTCAGTGCCCCATCTACACGTGTTTGTCGGACTCCAGAAGCCTTCCTGGGCCCTACGGGGGCATCACTGGTCAATTTAGATGCTCTCATACCCCCCACACCCCCTAGCAAGATGCACAATAATCCGTTCCTCTTAG GTCTGAGTGCACCATCTCCCACCAATCCGTTCCACTGCGATCAGCCGCGTCTCACCCTCAACCAAATGCGACCGTCCTCCACCTCTCCGCTGCCACCCCATATGTTGTCCTACAGCCCATCGTTGCCCCTTCCTCTGCTCCACCAGCCATCCGTCCTCCCCTCATCCCTCACACAACCTCCTGCTGGACTCCTGGACCTTCCCTCTAACCTTCCTCAGCCCTTGCTCCCCCTTTCTCCCCGACCGGGATCTCGCactcagacacagacacacagccaCAACCCTTTCCTCTGA
- the pi4k2b gene encoding phosphatidylinositol 4-kinase type 2-beta, which yields MMSECDPTDTESIQPVLDTGATAVPELESNLHATDHSMALFDNNRIGLGLAANPGVAVRISDSCESVLTELETEGSGEEALLLPCLAGSSSSPRSVREKRNRRNRHSSSSDKDALASPGTHSGDFNHFPDDPEFADIIQRAEQAIESGVFPERISQGSSGSYFVKDPKGKIIGVFKPKSEEPYGHLNPKWTKYFHKLCCPCCFGRGCLLPNQGYLSEAAASLVDTKLGLGVVPKTKVVYLASETFHYSAIDRAKSRGKKYALEKVPKVGRRFHRVGLPPKMGSFQLFVEGYREADYWLRRFEAEPLPENIRKQLQSQFERLVVLDYVIRNTDRGNDNWLIKYEKPGEGSEGQKDAEWPENSPDSCIKIAAIDNGLAFPFKHPDEWRAYPFHWAWLPQAKVAFSQETRDLVLSRLSDMNFVQDLCEDLYEMFKTDKGFDKTMFERQMSVMRGQVLNLIQAVKDGRSPIQLVQMPRVVVERSRSGGQGRVVTLGNAFTQTFHCKRPFFSSW from the exons ATGATGTCAGAGTGCGACCCAACAGATACTGAGAGCATCCAGCCCGTGCTGGACACCGGTGCAACCGCAGTGCCTGAACTGGAGTCGAACTTACACGCCACTGACCACTCAATGGCATTATTTGACAATAACCGAATAGGACTGGGGCTTGCGGCCAACCCCGGAGTCGCTGTTCGTATTTCAGACTCTTGTGAAAGCGTCTTGACCGAGCTGGAGACGGAGGGCTCCGGCGAAGAGGCGCTGTTGTTGCCCTGCTTAGCAGGAAGCTCATCGTCCCCGAGAAGTGTTCGAGAGAAGCGGAACAGGCGAAACAGGCACAGCTCGTCATCGGATAAAGACGCATTGGCCTCTCCAG GTACACACAGTGGAGACTTCAACCATTTCCCCGACGATCCCGAGTTTGCAGATATTATCCAAAGGGCGGAACAAGCTATCGAGAGTGGCGTCTTTCCAGAGAGGATTTCCCAGGGTTCCAGTGGGAGCTACTTTGTCAAAGACCCGAAAGGG AAAATCATCGGTGTATTTAAACCAAAGTCAGAGGAACCGTATGGTCACCTGAACCCAAAATGGACCAAATACTTTCACAAG CTCTGCTGTCCGTGTTGTTTCGGCCGAGGCTGCTTGCTTCCTAACCAGGGTTACCTCTCAGAGGCTGCTGCCTCTCTGGTTGATACTAAGCTTGGTCTTGGAGTGGTGCCAAAAACCAAG gtGGTGTATTTGGCGAGCGAGACATTCCACTATAGTGCTATCGACAGAGCAAAGTCCAGAGGGAAGAAATATGCCTTAGAAAAAGTCCCCAAGGTGGGACGACGCTTCCACAGAGTTGGCCTGCCTCCCAAG ATGGGCtcgtttcagctgtttgtggaGGGCTACCGTGAAGCAGACTACTGGCTGCGGCGCTTTGAAGCAGAACCTTTACCAGAGAACATCAGGAAGCAGCTGCAGTCACAGTTCGAGCGGCTGGTGGTGTTGGACTACGTTATCAGGAACACAG ACCGAGGGAATGACAACTGGTTGATCAAGTATGAGAAGCCAGGAGAAGGAAGTGAAGGGCAGAAG GATGCAGAGTGGCCAGAGAACAGTCCAGACTCCTGCATCAAGATAGCAGCGATCGACAACGGCCTGGCCTTCCCCTTTAAACACCCAGATGAGTGGAGAGCAT ACCCTTTCCACTGGGCATGGCTCCCTCAGGCCAAAGTGGCCTTCTCCCAGGAGACCAGAGACCTGGTGCTGTCCCGCCTGTCTGATATGAACTTTGTCCAGGACCTCTGTGAGGACCTCTACGAAATGTTTAAG ACAGATAAAGGGTTCGACAAAACCATGTTTGAGAGACAGATGTCTGTTATGAGAGGACAG GTGTTAAACCTGATCCAGGCTGTGAAGGATGGGAGGAGCCCCATCCAGTTGGTGCAGATGCCCCGTGTGGTGGTGGAGCGCAGCCGCTCAGGCGGTCAAGGACGAGTCGTCACGCTGGGCAACGCATTCACACAAACCTTCCACTGCAAGCggccctttttttcttcttggtaG
- the epn3b gene encoding epsin-3 isoform X2, whose product MTTSALRRQVKNIVHNYSEAEIKVREATSNDPWGPSSSLMSEIADLTFNVVAFAEVMGMIWKRLNDSGKNWRHVYKALTLLDYLLKTGSERVAQQCRENAFSIQTLRDFQYVDRDGRDQGANVREKARQLVCLLRDEERLRQERSQALKTKERMAGGGTGGGVSGGIPPSYHPGRRTSQPSMAVLYGEEFSRSRGSPSSFNSSSSSPRAASDLEQARPQTSGEEELQLQLALAMSREENQKEQRCRQGDDSLLQKALDESRRESQSEPCESAMLELVDIFGASSEPKPSPSDPWNSAQPSCNIASDPWESVVHSSTPVIGSPWTAPPSSSNTSNPWAPCANSHTDPWEATPAPSSPLNNAWESPTDGDGDETDPFPAQEEEEPKEEVPQVSSPQPASPTDAELFGVKEESDLFSEQNSKPDPFGPDPPFKPQVNGRESNSPEMFDLSRLAPPLSAPSTRVCRTPEAFLGPTGASLVNLDALIPPTPPSKMHNNPFLLGLSAPSPTNPFHCDQPRLTLNQMRPSSTSPLPPHMLSYSPSLPLPLLHQPSVLPSSLTQPPAGLLDLPSNLPQPLLPLSPRPGSRTQTQTHSHNPFL is encoded by the exons ATGACAACATCAGCCCTGCGCCGGCAGGTGAAGAATATTGTGCACAACTATTCAGAAGCGGAGATCAAG GTTCGGGAGGCCACTTCAAACGATCCATGGGGCCCATCCTCGTCTCTTATGTCAGAGATCGCTGACTTGACCTTCAATGTGGTGGCGTTTGCTGAGGTCATGGGCATGATATGGAAGCGCCTCAATGACAGCGGCAAGAACTGGAGACACGTCTACAAG GCCCTGACTCTGCTGGATTACCTGCTGAAGACTGGATCAGAGAGAGTGGCCCAACAGTGCCGTGAAAACGCCTTCTCTATCCAG ACGTTACGTGACTTCCAGTATGTGGACCGTGATGGCAGAGACCAGGGGGCAAACGTGCGGGAAAAAGCACGCCAACTGGTTTGTCTCCTACGGGATGAGGAGCGGCTCCGCCAGGAGAGGAGTCAAGCCCTAAAGACCAAGGAGCGAATGGCTGGGGGAGGCACTGGAGGTGGTGTGAGCGGAGGTATTCCCCCATCTTATCACCCAGGCAGACGCACAAGTCAGCCAAGCATGGCTGTCCTGTATGGGGAAGAATTCAGCCGCTCCAGAGGCTCTCCGTCCTCCTTTAACT CCTCATCCTCGTCTCCACGTGCAGCCTCCGACCTGGAGCAGGCTCGACCTCAAACCAGTGGGGAGgaggagctgcagctccagctggCGTTAGCCATGAGCAGGGAGGAGAATCAGAAG GAGCAGCGCTGTCGCCAAGGAGACGACTCATTGTTACAGAAGGCACTGGATGAGAGCCGGCGAGAGAGCCAGTCAGAGCCATGCGAG TCTGCTATGTTGGAGCTTGTGGACATATTTGGAGCCTCCTCTGAGCCCAAGCCTTCCCCCAGTGACCCTTGGAACTCAGCTCAGCCCTCCTGTAACATCGCCTCGGACCCCTGGGAGTCTGTAG TCCACTCCAGCACTCCTGTAATTGGTAGCCCCTGGACAGCCCCTCCGTCGTCCTCTAACACATCCAATCCTTGGGCACCATGTGCCAACTCACACACAGACCCCTGGGAAGCCACCCCTGCACCCTCCAGTCCTCTCAACAATGCGTGGGAGAGCCCAACAGATGGGG ACGGTGATGAGACAGATCCATTCCCTGCACAAGAAGAGGAGGAGCCTAAAGAGGAGGTTCCCCAGGTGTCCTCTCCTCAACCTGCCAGCCCAACAG ATGCAGAGCTGTTTGGAGTAAAAGAAGAATCTGACCTGTTTTCTGAACAAAACTCCAAGCCAGATCCATTTGGGCCAGATCCACCTTTTAAACCGCAGGTAAATGGACGGGAATCGAACAGCCCGGAGATGTTTGACCTGTCCCGGCTAGCACCCCCTCTCAGTGCCCCATCTACACGTGTTTGTCGGACTCCAGAAGCCTTCCTGGGCCCTACGGGGGCATCACTGGTCAATTTAGATGCTCTCATACCCCCCACACCCCCTAGCAAGATGCACAATAATCCGTTCCTCTTAG GTCTGAGTGCACCATCTCCCACCAATCCGTTCCACTGCGATCAGCCGCGTCTCACCCTCAACCAAATGCGACCGTCCTCCACCTCTCCGCTGCCACCCCATATGTTGTCCTACAGCCCATCGTTGCCCCTTCCTCTGCTCCACCAGCCATCCGTCCTCCCCTCATCCCTCACACAACCTCCTGCTGGACTCCTGGACCTTCCCTCTAACCTTCCTCAGCCCTTGCTCCCCCTTTCTCCCCGACCGGGATCTCGCactcagacacagacacacagccaCAACCCTTTCCTCTGA